A region of the Sarcophilus harrisii chromosome 3, mSarHar1.11, whole genome shotgun sequence genome:
TTCTATTCCTTCCACAGAGCTTCTCACACTTCAGAACTTAGAGTTGAAGAAGAGACAGCTTCTCTTGACCTATGGTTGCGTtcacttacctctgtttgcctttgACGTTGAAGGATCCGGCTGAAAGTCTGTCCAGTGGAGCCCCAAAGACAGGGAAACTCCTTTTCTTCTTGGTCTCAATCACGTCATTTTCCAGGGAGACCAGCTCATCGAGGAACAGGAGTTTCTGAGTCAGTTCAGTGGCAGATTTCTCTTCAGTGTTTTCAATGTGGGATTGTGCGTTCTCAGCTATGGAGTTAATAGCCTGCTGGAGAAAGGAAGGACATTATCATTGTTACCGATGCTAACTGAAAAAGTCTGGAGATTTGGTGCCCTCCTCATGCTTCTGTTTTACTTGCACATTGAGGGTCATTTACAGATGTTTTATGATCCAAGAAGAAGACAGTTGTTTTGGAGATTAAAAGTGATTTCAAATAGGAATATAGGGGCTGTTCAAAGAATGCAGCTATGAACATGATCAGTTATGGagttaaaattctaaaaaactcATTGAACTGGGTGACCTTGTTAGCAATCACCTTAGGGCCCACTGACTTTTCTGTGAAAAATCTTCAATCTTAAAGATCCTAAACTTCTAACAAATTTTAGTCATTCAGAAAACAAGTTATTCTCCATTCACTTACAAATTTCTGTCCCTAAAAGTAGATTGAAACTTAGGAAATCCTTAAATAAGGAAGGTCTGGCTATGAATCCTGACTCTCCCATttgctacctatgtgatcttggtcaaatctCATTTCTGTTCTTGGAGCCTTGGCTTTAACAACTCTTGATCAAAAGTGTTTTATTccgtaaattaaaataaaacataataaagtaTTGGTCCAAATGCCCTTCAAGGATCCTTTCAGATTGAGATCACTAATGATGATACTAAGTAATAATAGACATGGGTAGATTTTtactaattttaatatatttaaataaatttacacattctatttaaagaaatatttttagaaaaaaaatactgaagggaTTGTAGTTGATTATGGGATTGTCTTTGAAAGTATTAAAAAGGAAAGCCCTTAGTCTGAGTTTGCTGAATTGCCTGATTCTGCTAATAATAATGCCATTCTCCCAGCCATTCAGACATAGGGCTGTTTCTTTTCTCAGGTACTGAGTCCATCTTTCACCATTTAACCTGTCCAGGTGTTTCCAGTCCCTTTCATGTTCCTTTCTTGGGAAGGATCAAATAACAACACAAATGTGTTATCTTGGAGAGATAGTACGTGGAAAGGCAATCATCATAGCACTAATTGGTTTTGATCAGATTGGAAGAGTGGGAAGTCTAAAAGGAGTGGAAAACTAGAAGTgggtttttatattattttcttcatttccataAGAGGCAAAGCTTAGATGGATTGACAGCAAAGAGTCCCAGTTCCCTGCTTCCTTTATGTGATATCACCAAGACATGATAGAGTAGAAATACCCTACATCCTTTGTGAAAGTcacaaaatatttattccttgaaactaaatagaagaaatggaaaagaatgtgaTAATAACAATCAGAAGAAAGCTATTCTCTGGAAGTGGAGAAAAATCAGTCTCTTTTAATACCTGCCAGAAAGTAATCTAAGGGCTCAACATTGAGAGCAATGGAACATTGATCTTAAGAAGACACAGGGTACTGCTATGATCTTTTTGGTGACCCCATCTACTGTCAGATGACTCTTGCATGTGAACAAAGGGGCCAACAGAcctagaaatcaaagaaatacaataatTGAAACTGATTTACATGGATGAGGTGATCCATGGCTTGAACTTTTTACTTTGTTCAAGGCAGCCACCAACCCAGACAGCCGTAGTTCTTCTACCATCACCCAAAAGGTCTTAGAAGAGGCTATATGTAGATTGGTTTTTCTTTAGTCAAATTCACTGCttattaaaaaggatttttttctagTGGTTTATGTCTCCTATTTAACTCacttaaacatatatttattaagtgcctactatatgcaagacACTGGACTTTATTCTGAGGGAAAATGATGGAAACCCCAGAACTTCTCTAAGTGCTTCTCTCCTTTAGGTTTAACTCAGATGTGAGCACAAGGAGCTATAATCTGAGTTAGCATATGCaccttttattgtttttctctctattttgccTCAATATTCAAATGACCAAATTGTAATGAGATTACAAACTGAAGTAGTGCCCATTTGAGCttgttattttctgtttcataATAGGAAAACAAGAGGAAAATTAGCCAAAATAATGCAATATTTTGTTTGAACTTTTGTCACCAGGCATTCATTCTGCTGGTGAATTCAGCATAGAGTTCACATTTGGGCTGAAATTCCTTTTCAAGAAAAGCAAAGATAAAGCACTCCTAGATCATTTCCATTACCTCTGGTGCTGCCTCAACCCCGGGGCCTTTGCCAGTGCTCCATTGCATCAGGAAAATGGCCAGGATCAAGTGAGTGGCCACAAATCTCCAGTCCAGCATCTGGAAAATAGAATACAGGGCATCAATAGCCTAAATTTAAAACATGGCTAAATTACAATGGCAAAACCAAGACTAGTGGAAAACTTCTCAACAACTTCCATCccattctattccattcaatttaaaAGTGTGATTCTCTGAATGCAGGGACAGACGGCAGCATCtcaatgatttcattggttttctAGAACTGCCATGGCCACCAATATCACCCTTTGCACAAAGGCATCCATTAGAGAATGAGTCATCGAAGACAGGAAAGGAATATTCCCATTGGCTTTTTTATCCCTTCTTAGGAGAAAAAGCCAATGGGAATATCCCATAGGGGCGTGACCTATACTGCAGAATTGTCCCAGTGCTACCATTTTTGTGATGTAACTCTGAAGCTTTGTGATCTTGGTAAGAATAGTCAGAGATGATACTTCTATAGTATAGAACTCAGCAATTCCAGGACATGTTTATTTCATGAGCATGCACGTGAGTAGGACCTTCATAAAGTAAAAACACTTATAAGAATGAGCAAACTCCAAACCAAAAATCCTTTGTCATGATCTAAAGAGAAAGTACTTCCTTTGGAGTTAGAGGATTCAGATCTCACATTATACTTGTCACTTAGTTGACTGTACTCCCTAGGCCTCATATAAAATAAGTTGGCCATTCTCAATCAGCTCTTTGCTCCAAGTCTATGATCTATGATCTGTTATTATAGCTCACAGAATAAACTTAtcactttccatttctattaGGGAATACgataaaaaagaatgtttcagAACTTTGGTTGTGAAATTGCTTTCCTCCAGCTTCATATTAACAAAGAATTGACATTCTTTAGTATCACAGTAGTCAGTTGAGGTAGGTTGACACAGAGTTCCAATAGTTCCCCTGATTTTCCATaagcttggggaaaaaataatcaattatctctccaaatggaaaaaaaaaaagaaaagggaatattcTGTTATCTAATCAAAATGACAGCTAAAAACTGTGGAAAGTATTCATATCTAATCCATTCCTATCTTGTTcttcttcattaattttctttgctataaaaaagaaatattacaatCATGATACATGTAACTTTTCTTATCTATGCCcacttctttcattttccattcaCCAGTATGTCAAATTGAAAGATCATCAAGCAGGAAAAATTATGTCAAATTGAAGAGAAGATTGGGGGTAAAGTCATACTTCAAATAGCACCTTGGCATATCCATTACAAGATATGTGACTGCAGGAAAATCTCTTGAACTATGAGACActgtttctttacctgtaaaatgtgCAAGATGATACCCTTAGTACCACCTGATGTGTTTGGAGGCTCAGAAATAGTAGCAAGTGTTCACGAGCTCCATGTATATGTCATATATGGATCTTTTTGATATTAAAAAGTACCAAAGCTTGAAttttttccaaaatcttttcCTAAATGGCTTATTTCTATGTCTTCCTTGTTCCTTAGCTCTCTTCCTGCCCATGAAACCCTGTGGGTTGCACTGGACCCTGAAGGCTTGTTGTCCTGATGTCCGCCTCCATCATATCGATGTTAATTCCTACATCCGTGTGCAGTGAAAAGTTACAGTGTCACACCTTGGCAATAACCACATCCTGATTACTTGGGGATGTGGGTATAAAAACAAATGGTCAATTTGAAAACATGTACTTCTGTGGTCTAATAACATGCTGGTCACCTTTAATCTAAAAGTCCCAAGTTCCTAAATTTAGTACTGGAAAGACTAATACAAATAAACACTCTGGCACCTGCCACACAAGACACATTTTGATGAACCTGTGAAACCTGAACCCTACAAAATTAGAAACACAGGAAATGACAGGGAGAGAGCGAGGAGGCTCTCCCAGTTTAGCCCTCCTCTAGTGGGCAAAAATAACTCATGACTTTGAAATCTACTTATGATCAAGCACAGTGCTTGTCACATAGTTCCTACAtggtaaatatttgctgattgatggTTTGATTGAT
Encoded here:
- the OSTN gene encoding osteocrin, producing the protein MLDWRFVATHLILAIFLMQWSTGKGPGVEAAPEQAINSIAENAQSHIENTEEKSATELTQKLLFLDELVSLENDVIETKKKRSFPVFGAPLDRLSAGSFNVKGKQRKTVDLPKRRFGVPIDRIGSNRLANTRG